The Cloeon dipterum chromosome 3, ieCloDipt1.1, whole genome shotgun sequence genome includes a region encoding these proteins:
- the LOC135938754 gene encoding broad-complex core protein isoforms 1/2/3/4/5-like isoform X2, with translation MVDTQHFCLRWNNYQSSITSAFENLRDDEDFVDVTLACEGKSLKAHRVVLSACSPYFRELLKSTPCAHPVIVLQDVAFADLHALVEFIYHGEVNVHQRSLTSFLKTAEVLRVSGLTQQAEERDELGVAGAGITAPRNLAYPEKLEDTRFPSPITASPVGSALAANGNGAAAALLRRPPPIRRDSEQAGLGGEYDLSMLSKRAKLNNDEASHNSSVVAAAAAATMLQQAAVVAAAAAASQQTSPEDFSPKSRRGGPEMHENNHQHTPDLDRKSPKNDMLAKQELCEAVGPNIDVDNDDSMEGKAPSSVASDQAETDGSTQGGPPGHFNMQEKLHSLFSASSPGQPFNFNLPVSRQALSEAASLSSLANAAGLNQSLPELGLSPGFVLPMRGLGYRCEPCGKNLTSPQRLRRHIQNVHAKPVKPPVCNICNKVYSTLNSLRNHKSIYHRALQRRTLASSNEFAPAQTSPQWKREPAPVATAASDFSAS, from the exons ATGGTGGACACGCAGCACTTCTGCCTCCGCTGGAATAATTACCAGAGCTCAATCACTTCCGCGTTCGAGAATCTGAGGGATGACGAGGACTTCGTGGATGTGACCCTTGCTTGCGAGGGCAAAAGCCTCAAGGCACACAGGGTTGTGCTTTCCGCGTGCAGCCCTTACTTCAGAGAACTGCTCAAG AGTACCCCATGTGCACACCCTGTGATCGTGCTGCAGGACGTGGCGTTCGCCGACCTGCACGCGCTCGTCGAGTTCATCTACCACGGCGAGGTGAACGTGCACCAGCGCAGCCTCACCTCGTTCCTGAAGACGGCCGAGGTGCTCAGGGTGAGCGGCCTGACGCAGCAGGCCGAGGAGCGCGACGAGCTGGGGGTGGCGGGGGCCGGTATCACCGCCCCACGCAACCTAGCCTACCCCGAGAAGCTGGAGGACACGCGCTTCCCGTCGCCGATCACGGCCAGCCCGGTCGGCTCGGCCCTGGCGGCCAACGGCAACGGAGCGGCCGCGGCGCTGCTCAGGCGGCCGCCGCCCATCCGCAGGGACTCGGAGCAGGCCGGCCTCGGCGGCGAATATGATCTCTCCATGCTGAGCAAGAGGGCCAAGCTTAACAACGACGAGGCCTCGCACAACAGCAGTgtggtggccgccgccgccgcagccaccATGCTCCAGCAGGCTGCCGTCgtggccgccgctgctgcagctAGTCAG CAAACCAGCCCGGAGGATTTTTCTCCCAAATCTCGGCGTGGTGGGCCCGAGATGCATGAGAACAACCACCAACACACCCCAGATTTGGATAGGAAATCGCCCAAGAATGACATGCTGGCCAAGCAGGAGCTCTGCGAAGCTGTCGGGCCCAATATTGAT GTAGATAATGATGACTCAATGGAGGGCAAGGCGCCTTCGTCGGTCGCCTCCGACCAAGCAGAGACCGACGGCAGCACGCAAGGGGGACCACCGGGACACTTCAACATGCAGGAAAAGTTGCACTCGTTATTTTCAGCCTCCAGCCCCGGACAACCGTTCAACTTCAACCTACCTGTTAGTAGACAAGCTCTTTCAGAAGCTGCCAGCCTTTCAA GTCTTGCAAACGCAGCGGGACTAAACCAGAGCTTACCGGAGCTTGGTCTATCACCAG GTTTTGTGCTACCCATGAGAGGGCTTGGTTATCGATGCGAACCGTGCGGGAAGAATCTGACTTCGCCCCAGAGGCTGCGCCGCCACATTCAGAACGTGCACGCGAAACCGGTCAAGCCGCCGGTGTGCAACATTTGCAACAAGGTGTACAGCACCCTCAACAGCCTGCGAAACCACAAAAGTATTTACCATCGCGCCCTGCAGCGCCGCACGCTCGCCTCCAGCAACGAATTCGCCCCCGCGCAGACCAGCCCCCAGTGGAAGCGGGAGCCGGCCCCCGttgccaccgccgcctccgacTTCTCCGCCTCTTAA